The Mugil cephalus isolate CIBA_MC_2020 chromosome 11, CIBA_Mcephalus_1.1, whole genome shotgun sequence genome includes a window with the following:
- the prpf3 gene encoding U4/U6 small nuclear ribonucleoprotein Prp3: protein MSLPKREVEELRPWVERTVKKVLGFSEPTVVTAALHCVGKGLDKRKTIDQLRPFLDESAGGFVERLFEALEESRNTRGSKGAGERNRKRNVKDVFGDEGDTGAVQEPHDSADGTVVKRKRTPRFEEVEEPEVIPGPPSESPGMLTKMQIKQMMEAATRQIEERKKQLSFSSSVPGATSQLDSPPVSRLLGSAAAGGGASSIAPSQAASFMNDAIEKARKAAELQARIQSQLSMKPGILGALGNTGPQNLVALANLHAMGIAPPRVEVKEVNKPTPLILDEKGRTVDASGKEVELTHRMPTLKANIRAVKREQFRQQLKEKPGEDLESTSYFDNRVFITPAQRPRKGFKFHDQGRFEKIAQRIRTKAQLERLQNEIAQAARKTGIQASTKLALIAPRKEIGEGEVPSIEWWDSYILPTNMDINPETKFEELVLFGVTNLVEHPAQMKPPVDTDKPVTLGVYLTKKEQKKLRRQTRREGQKEVQEKVRLGLMPPPEPKVRISNLMRVLGTEAVQDPTKVEAHVRAQMAKRQKAHEEANAARKLTTEQRKEKKVKKLKEDLTDGVYISVYRIRNLQNPAKKFKVEANANQLYLTGTVVLHRDVNLVVVEGGPKSQKKFKKLMLHRIKWEEHNSKRDDPDGDDDTKRNNKCWLIWEGTAKERSFGEMKFKQCPTESMAREHFKKHGTEHYWDLALSQSVLDSTDD, encoded by the exons ATGTCTCTTCCCAagcgggaggtggaggagctgaggcCATGGGTGGAGCGCACAGTGAAGAAGGTCCTGGGTTTCTCAGAGCCCACCGTGGTCACTGCAGCTTTGCACTGTGTGGGAAAGGGATTGGACAAAAGGAAGACCATAG ACCAGCTGCGTCCGTTCCTTGATGAATCTGCTGGTGGTTTTGTGGAACGTCTTTTTGAAGCGTTGGAGGAGAGTCGCAACACCCGTGGCAGCAAAGGAGCGGGAGAAAGAAACCGCAAGAGAAACGTCAAA GATGTCTTTGGTGATGAGGGCGATACAGGTGCAGTGCAAGAACCTCACGACTCAGCGGATGGGACAGTCGTAAAGCGGAAACGGACTCCTCGCtttgaggaggtggaggaaccTGAGGTCATACCTGGACCGCCATCCGAGAGCCCTGGCATGCTCACTAAAATGCAG ATCAAACAGATGATGGAGGCGGCCACAAGACAGatagaagagaggaagaaacaactgaGCTTTTCATCTTCAGTCCCTGGTGCAACA TCACAGCTGGATTCCCCTCCAGTCTCACGGCTTCTTGGCAGCGCTGCAGCCGGTGGTGGTGCCTCATCCATCGCCCCCTCCCAGGCAGCCAGCTTCATGAATGACGCAATCGAGAAGGCCCGCAAGGCTGCTGAGCTACAGGCACGCATCCAGTCCCAGTTATCCATGAAGCCTGGTATCCTCGGAGCCCTGGGGAACACTGGGCCTCAGAACTTAGTGGCTCTAGCTAATCTACATGCCATGGGGATTGCTCCACC GAGAGTAGAAGTTAAAGAGGTGAACAAGCCAACACCTCTCATTCTGGATGAGAAAGGAAGAACTGTGGATGCCAGTGGCAAAGAGGTTGAGCTCACACACCGCATGCCCACTCTCAAAG CTAACATCCGAGCAGTAAAGAGGGAGCAGTTCCGTCAGCAGCTGAAGGAAAAGCCTGGAGAGGACCTGGAGTCCACGTCCTACTTTGACAATCGTGTGTTTATTACACCTGCTCAGCGTCCACGCAAGGGCTTTAAATTCCATGACCAGGGACGGTTTGAGAAGATTGCTCAGCGAATCCGAACAAAG GCCCAGTTGGAACGGTTGCAAAATGAAATTGCCCAGGCAGCAAGGAAAACAGGAATCCAGGCATCCACCAAGCTGGCACTGATTGCCCCGAGAAAAGAAATTGGAGAAGGGGAGGTGCCCAGTATTGAGTGGTGGGACTCTTACATCTTGCCCACCAACATGGACAT AAATCCAGAAACAAAGTTCGAAGAGTTAGTGTTGTTTGGTGTCACCAACCTGGTTGAACATCCTGCTCAAATGAAACCTCCAG TTGACACAGATAAGCCTGTAACTCTGGGCGTTTACTTGacaaagaaagaacagaagaagttGCGGAGGCAGACCCGGAGGGAGGGTCAAAAAGAAGTGCAAGAGAAGGTCCGACTGGGACTGATGCCTCCCCCAGAGCCTAAAG tgcGAATCTCCAACCTGATGAGAGTCTTGGGCACGGAAGCTGTTCAGGACCCCACAAAAGTAGAGGCCCATGTCAGAGCTCAAATGGCCAAGAGACAAAA GGCTCATGAGGAAGCTAATGCAGCTCGCAAACTCacaacagagcagagaaaagagaagaaggtgaagaagttAAAAGAAGACCTCACTGATGGCGTTTACATTTCAGTGTACAG GATCCGCAACCTGCAAAATCCTGCTAAGAAGTTTAAAGTGGAGGCCAATGCCAACCAGCTGTACCTGACAGGCACAGTAGTTCTGCACAGAGACGTCAACCTTGTTGTGGTGGAGGGAG GTCCTAAGTCACAGAAAAAATTCAAGAAGCTGATGCTCCACAGAATCAAATGGGAGGAGCACAACAGTAAAAGAGACG ACCCAGATGGTGACGACGatacaaagagaaacaacaagtGCTGGTTGATTTGGGAG GGAACAGCTAAAGAGCGTAGTTTTGGGGAGATGAAATTCAAGCAGTGCCCCACAGAGAGCATGGCCAGGGAACACTTCAAGAAGCACGGCACAGAACACTACTGGGACCTAGCGCTCAGCCAGAGTGTGTTGGACAGCACAGACGACTGA
- the LOC125016895 gene encoding circadian-associated transcriptional repressor-like, which yields MQSQGSTSSQPSFDSLSSSDSLLFSDSEQAEDDADVFLTDSSSSVIIGQAGEAVGDGDRASESPGSQWTCDGFTDKEEEDGSYRSGSGGSKAARIGLGEADPTGQLPKSQGDLLFAQKCAELQGFVRPLLELLNGLKRGRFDRGLSSFQQSVAMDRIQRIVGVLQRPNSGEKYLNTLLQVEMMLKVWFPQISAQPASAASVAASPARSSSSTPPHKHRDQLHIPVKKRRLSWTGTDSPEPPPLLVKCPRVRAEGKSVDPDERGGPPPSPSLASDSNQRSADVAGNSQLHGGTKEKDTDSEEPGKLSKYKAGQSSEPSLTWVHVAPIPSPRKACLAHEGAAAVGNGETTPSRRCSPATQDSSISSTTPHKSPKNPKKPTRCQSQPVAGQQSESAETSQGQSLQPPHVTLKPLPRVCPTTLET from the exons ATGCAGTCCCAGGGCAGCACCTCCTCCCAGCCCTCCTTCGACTCCCTGAGCTCCAGCGACAGCCTCCTGTTCAGCGACTCGGAGCAGGCCGAGGACGACGCCGACGTCTTTCTGACCGACAGCTCTTCCTCCGTCATCATCGGCCAGGCGGGCGAGGCCGTGGGGGATGGGGACCGGGCGTCGGAGAGCCCCGGCTCCCAGTGGACGTGCGACGGCTTCAccgacaaggaggaggaggacgggtcGTACAGGTCGGGGAGCGGCGGCAGCAAAGCGGCCCGCATCGGCCTGGGTGAGGCGGACCCTACGGGCCAGCTCCCAAAGTCACAGGGAGATCTGCTGTTTGCTCAGAAG TGTGCTGAGCTACAGGGTTTTGTCAGGCCCCTTCTAGAGCTGCTGAATGGACTGAAGAGGGGCCGATTCGACCGAG GTTTGAGTAGTTTCCAGCAGAGCGTTGCCATGGATCGAATCCAGAGGATTGTGGGTGTTCTGCAGAGGCCCAACAGTGG GGAGAAGTACCTGAACACTCTGCTCCAAGTGGAGATGATGTTAAAGGTCTGGTTTCCTCAGATCTCCGCTCAGCCTGCGTCGGCAGCCAGCGTGGCCGCGTCCCCCGCTCGCTCTTCCAGCTCCACCCCGCCGCACAAACACAGGGATCAGTTACACATTCCTGTCAAG AAACGCAGACTCAGCTGGACAGGCACGGACTCCCCCGAACCTCCCCCCTTACTTGTCAAGTGCCCTCGTGTCAGGGCAGAAGGGAAGAGTGTGGATCCAGATGAAAGAGGGgggcctcctccttctccgtcACTGGCGTCCGACTCAAACCAGAGATCGGCAGATGTGGCCGGTAACAGCCAGCTGCACGGCGGCACAAAGGAAAAAGACACTGACAGCGAGGAACCGGGCAAGCTATCAAAGTACAAAGCAGGTCAGAGCTCTGAGCCGAGTCTGACGTGGGTGCACGTGGCGCCCATTCCGTCCCCGCGAAAGGCCTGCCTCGCGCACGAGGGCGCGGCGGCAGTGGGCAACGGTGAAACGACACCCAGCAGGAGGTGCAGCCCGGCCACGCAGGACAGCTCCATCTCTTCCACCACACCCCACAAAAGCCCGAAAAACCCCAAGAAGCCAACCCGGTGCCAAAGCCAGCCTGTTGCCGGACAACAGAGTGAGAGCGCTGAGACGAGCCAGGGTCAAAGCCTCCAGCCTCCTCACGTCACACTGAAGCCTTTGCCCAGGGTGTGCCCGACCACCTTAGAGACCTGA